The Deltaproteobacteria bacterium genomic sequence AAATCGCGCGAAAAGGTAATCCGCCGCCAGCGACCGATCGACCGACCCGAGCCTGGAACCTGTTTCGAGGCACCGCGACCCCGCACGCGATCTAGTGGTCGCCTCAACGCAGCCGCATCCCTGCGTTGCCGCCAGTACCAAGCGCTTCCCAGGGCCACCTTCGCGGCTACATCTGGAGCGTAAAACGCACGACCACCCTCTGGAAGACTCGACCGCGGGCGTTCTTCAATGCCCGATTGCGGAGCAGTTTGGCGTCGTCGGCCTCCTGCACGAACGCCCGCGAGAGGTGTGCCTCTGCTGAAACTCCTGCTTGATGACGCGGGTTTATAGGGCCCCACCACATTCGAAAGACCAGTGGCCGTCACTGGTTGTATCTTGGCCCGAGATCTTGCCAGCTCTTTGGATAGCGCCCGCTCTGGCTGTCGTACTTGAGCAATGCGTCGACATCCTGTTCCTTCTTGAGCAGCGCGCCAACGAAGGGGATGTGTGCCTCGACTTTTTCGATGCTGATGCCGGAGCGGAGTAGGGCGCTGATCCAGTCGATCAGCTCGGAGGTTGACGGCTTCTTGCGCAGCTCGTTCTGCTGGCGCAGCCAGTAGAACTTGATCAGCACCTGATCGAGGAGTTTGGCG encodes the following:
- a CDS encoding MoxR family ATPase yields the protein EEVSAQHRPVVMITSNNEKELPDAFLRRCIFYYIEFPDVPLMRKIIDVHHPHLDAKLLDQVLIKFYWLRQQNELRKKPSTSELIDWISALLRSGISIEKVEAHIPFVGALLKKEQDVDALLKYDSQSGRYPKSWQDLGPRYNQ